One genomic window of Candidatus Pseudobacter hemicellulosilyticus includes the following:
- a CDS encoding TIR domain-containing protein, giving the protein MANCILCSRKLSFFNTPLFGSSKLRDGGIVCSRCCNWKINTDTFWKLRTYTLSDLNNALEVNATAAEQKKADKLLQKKQQAEKRIADKLLQEKARADKQEADRLLLEKANAEKKALAEKLLQEKAAADKRAAAEKLLREEATAEAQMVLSTVVNHLTTGLLQTSAAVAQKSADSNGKAPAPKNYTVMQIKDVFVCHASEDKSAFIEPLIEELSSVNISCWYDNSEIKWGDSIVKKVNQGLSNSRFVLVAISINSIRKHWPNAELEASINMEFSTGETKVLPLLIGNEEEIKLIIEHYPILRSKLYVNYSIGLKEISRLLKERIVIND; this is encoded by the coding sequence GTGGCAAATTGTATCCTTTGTTCGAGAAAGCTATCTTTTTTCAATACTCCTTTATTTGGTTCAAGCAAACTAAGGGACGGGGGGATTGTTTGCTCTCGGTGTTGTAACTGGAAGATAAACACTGATACCTTTTGGAAGCTAAGAACCTACACCCTTAGCGACCTGAATAACGCATTAGAGGTAAATGCAACAGCCGCCGAACAAAAAAAGGCTGATAAGTTGTTGCAAAAAAAGCAACAGGCAGAAAAGCGGATCGCTGATAAATTATTGCAGGAAAAGGCAAGGGCAGACAAACAGGAAGCGGACAGGTTATTGCTGGAAAAAGCAAATGCAGAAAAAAAGGCATTGGCTGAAAAGCTGTTGCAGGAGAAAGCAGCTGCAGATAAACGAGCGGCTGCTGAAAAACTGTTGAGGGAAGAAGCTACAGCAGAGGCGCAGATGGTGCTAAGTACAGTTGTAAATCACCTGACAACCGGTTTATTACAGACATCGGCTGCAGTTGCACAAAAAAGCGCTGATTCCAATGGTAAGGCTCCTGCGCCAAAAAACTATACTGTAATGCAGATCAAAGATGTCTTTGTATGTCATGCATCGGAGGATAAAAGTGCTTTTATTGAGCCCTTAATAGAAGAATTATCTTCCGTGAATATCAGCTGCTGGTATGATAACTCCGAAATAAAATGGGGAGACAGTATTGTAAAGAAGGTTAATCAGGGATTGAGCAATTCACGTTTTGTATTAGTAGCTATCTCTATAAATTCCATCAGGAAACACTGGCCAAACGCTGAATTGGAAGCCTCTATTAATATGGAATTTTCCACCGGCGAAACAAAGGTACTGCCATTATTGATCGGTAACGAAGAGGAAATAAAGCTCATCATTGAGCATTACCCCATTTTACGGTCTAAATTATATGTAAACTATTCAATAGGGCTAAAAGAAATATCAAGGCTGTTAAAGGAAAGGATAGTTATCAATGACTAA
- a CDS encoding tetratricopeptide repeat protein — translation MNPAGRFYGIVFAIVVSHFCFDARAQVMSPIDSMRLVLLNNPAVDSNSVKTIFRMAKAFSVVDADSSFHYATRGLAMSQKIKWNKGIATLYDLIGTLYSNNSDYVKAREYYNLAYEVNRKSGNTKGEIVNTINIGVVCQRQGDGVKALEYAFKALKMAQQTKDEDYTALIYGNISDVYVFNADYAKAISYSLKGYQEYKRLENTAGIATTANQVANVYLQLNELSKSEQYLTESLDLYTGMADKTGQAKVLSNLSLVYDKDKGKKLEYLFKARKLYDELNPLSTQSITNMGNIGGTYAEIVKYALKDSIGHHSLIPATYAGIRDKATYYLNNAISASKQVEDLDNLLYFSENLAQLQELNGQYKEALENYKTFWQLTDSLYSQENKNKLATQEAEFLFQQKEEKYKTEQQLAKLKTRQIYLYGSIIAVLICSVLLYILNRYRLNQLRLKNELLKIESEKKAKELLYQSQLSESELKAIRSQMNPHFIFNVLNSIESYIMDNDKKTASRLVQKFASLSRLILENSTRSLVTADKEWKALLLYTELEAIRYSNSFTYKFVKDENLALQTILLPPMLIQPLIENAILHGLIINTQPDAQLEVAFRKTATGVCITVSDNGIGIDSGYTRTKQGTGVKETSMGLVSIKERIEIINMQHPTTEATFSIKAGENGKGTVAMICLPALSKR, via the coding sequence ATGAATCCAGCAGGCAGATTTTACGGAATTGTATTTGCTATCGTTGTAAGTCATTTTTGCTTCGATGCAAGAGCGCAGGTTATGAGCCCCATTGATTCCATGAGATTGGTATTGTTGAATAATCCTGCTGTGGACTCCAATAGTGTAAAGACTATTTTCAGAATGGCAAAAGCCTTTAGTGTAGTTGATGCAGACTCCTCCTTCCATTATGCAACCCGTGGGCTGGCCATGTCGCAGAAAATAAAATGGAACAAGGGGATTGCCACTTTATACGACCTGATCGGGACCTTATATAGCAACAACAGCGATTACGTAAAGGCGAGGGAATACTATAACCTGGCGTATGAAGTAAACAGGAAAAGCGGCAACACAAAAGGCGAGATCGTCAATACTATAAATATAGGCGTAGTCTGCCAACGGCAGGGTGACGGCGTAAAGGCGCTGGAATATGCCTTTAAGGCATTAAAGATGGCTCAGCAAACGAAAGACGAAGATTACACTGCTTTGATATATGGAAATATATCGGACGTTTATGTGTTTAATGCAGATTATGCGAAAGCTATCTCGTATAGCTTAAAAGGATACCAGGAATATAAAAGGCTGGAAAACACTGCCGGTATTGCTACAACGGCCAATCAGGTGGCCAACGTGTACCTTCAACTTAATGAGCTAAGTAAAAGTGAACAATATCTTACAGAAAGCTTAGACCTCTACACCGGGATGGCTGACAAAACAGGACAGGCCAAAGTATTAAGCAACCTGTCTTTGGTATACGATAAGGATAAAGGCAAGAAACTGGAGTATCTTTTCAAAGCCCGCAAATTGTACGATGAGTTAAATCCGCTTTCTACTCAATCTATAACAAATATGGGCAATATCGGAGGCACATACGCTGAGATTGTAAAATATGCCCTCAAAGACAGCATCGGACACCATTCTCTTATCCCTGCTACTTATGCCGGTATCCGCGACAAAGCAACGTATTACCTGAACAATGCCATCAGCGCCAGCAAACAAGTTGAAGACCTCGACAACCTGCTTTATTTTTCTGAAAATCTCGCACAACTACAGGAACTGAACGGACAGTATAAGGAAGCGCTTGAAAACTATAAAACGTTCTGGCAATTAACGGACTCTCTATATTCCCAGGAGAACAAAAACAAGCTGGCAACCCAGGAGGCTGAATTTTTGTTTCAGCAAAAAGAAGAGAAATATAAAACGGAACAACAGCTTGCCAAATTAAAAACACGGCAGATCTATTTATACGGCAGCATCATTGCTGTACTGATCTGTTCGGTCTTACTATATATTTTAAATCGGTACCGCCTAAATCAATTGCGGCTGAAAAACGAATTATTGAAAATCGAATCCGAAAAAAAGGCAAAAGAGCTGCTCTACCAATCTCAGTTGTCGGAAAGCGAGCTAAAGGCCATTCGATCTCAAATGAACCCTCATTTTATCTTTAATGTGCTGAATTCCATCGAATCCTATATAATGGATAACGATAAAAAAACGGCATCCCGGTTAGTGCAGAAATTTGCTTCACTAAGCCGCCTGATATTGGAAAACTCTACGCGAAGTCTTGTCACAGCGGATAAAGAATGGAAAGCGTTGCTATTGTATACAGAGCTGGAAGCTATCCGTTACAGCAATTCATTCACCTATAAGTTCGTCAAGGATGAAAACCTCGCATTGCAGACAATACTCCTTCCACCTATGCTGATCCAACCGTTGATTGAAAATGCCATCCTGCATGGATTGATTATAAATACACAACCGGATGCGCAGTTGGAAGTTGCATTCAGGAAAACAGCCACTGGCGTGTGCATAACTGTTTCCGATAACGGCATTGGTATTGATAGCGGGTATACCAGGACAAAACAAGGCACGGGTGTCAAGGAAACTTCAATGGGTCTGGTATCAATAAAAGAACGCATTGAGATTATCAATATGCAGCATCCTACTACCGAGGCTACATTCAGTATTAAGGCGGGGGAGAATGGTAAAGGAACTGTTGCTATGATATGCTTACCAGCATTGAGTAAGCGTTAG
- a CDS encoding LytTR family DNA-binding domain-containing protein — MLKAAILDDEIRGSKLLAQKLEAFDDILQVIAIFNDPQKAIDTISGLEVDVLFLDVEMPAMNGFQFLEKLGAFNFEVIFTTAHDTYTLEALRLSAVDYLLKPVDNDELQAGVLRLQKKVGEKATRKTVKSLKSSTNRLPLPTAEGIYVVDRNNIIRVEAMSNYSVFLLVDNKKIVVSKTLKEYEAILDDDRFMRINRSMIINLEYVVKYRKGDGGTLELSDGTEVEVSAQKKDLLLKRLF; from the coding sequence ATGCTTAAAGCCGCCATCCTGGACGATGAAATAAGAGGAAGTAAATTATTAGCTCAAAAGCTGGAAGCTTTTGATGATATACTGCAGGTGATTGCCATCTTCAATGATCCGCAAAAAGCGATCGATACCATTTCGGGCCTGGAGGTAGACGTGCTTTTCCTGGATGTAGAGATGCCGGCGATGAATGGTTTTCAGTTTTTGGAAAAACTGGGCGCGTTTAATTTTGAAGTGATTTTTACTACTGCGCACGATACGTATACGCTGGAAGCCCTACGACTAAGTGCAGTTGACTACCTGCTGAAACCGGTAGACAATGATGAATTACAGGCTGGCGTTCTTCGTTTACAAAAAAAAGTAGGGGAGAAGGCGACACGAAAGACGGTCAAATCACTAAAATCATCAACGAACAGGTTGCCATTACCTACCGCAGAGGGTATTTATGTTGTTGATAGAAACAATATTATCCGGGTGGAAGCCATGAGCAATTACAGTGTTTTTCTATTGGTCGATAATAAAAAGATTGTCGTATCGAAAACATTAAAGGAATATGAAGCGATCCTGGATGATGATCGGTTTATGCGCATCAACCGATCGATGATCATCAACCTTGAATATGTTGTAAAATACAGGAAGGGCGACGGCGGTACACTGGAATTATCAGACGGCACAGAAGTGGAAGTGTCCGCTCAAAAAAAGGACCTGTTACTCAAACGCCTTTTCTGA
- a CDS encoding acyltransferase, with product MDNNKLATKPHYLILDALRGVAALIVVCFHLCEPLATSRFTQLINHGYLAVDFFFLLSGFVIGYAYDDRWHKLTFGSFMRRRFERLQPLVILGMTLGAIGFYFTDSTIWPLIHTVPLWKLLLVLLIGYTLLPIPLSMDIRGWQEMHPLNSVGWSLFFEYIANILYALGLRKLSAKGLFIFVLIAAAALFHFALTSPNGDVTGGWTLNWEHMRAGITRTMYPFFAGLLLSRIAKPAQIKNAFLWCSLLIVAILFMPRIGGEGNLWMNGLYEAVCIVFVFPAIVYLGASGVINKQVESRICKFLGDLSYPLYMVHYPLVYFYVAWVSNNKGITLAEAWPYALLTLVGSIIVAYGSLKFFDEPVRAWLRRKLK from the coding sequence ATGGACAATAACAAACTTGCCACAAAACCTCACTACCTGATCCTGGATGCACTGCGTGGGGTTGCAGCTTTGATCGTAGTATGTTTTCACCTTTGTGAACCGCTTGCAACAAGTCGTTTTACACAACTGATCAATCACGGTTACCTGGCTGTTGATTTCTTCTTTTTGTTATCGGGCTTTGTTATCGGGTACGCGTATGATGACAGGTGGCACAAGTTAACCTTTGGCAGTTTCATGAGACGTCGCTTTGAGCGTCTCCAGCCTTTGGTAATTCTTGGGATGACACTTGGCGCCATTGGTTTCTATTTTACTGATTCCACTATCTGGCCTTTGATCCATACGGTACCATTATGGAAACTGCTCCTGGTACTGCTCATTGGCTATACCCTCCTGCCTATTCCCTTATCCATGGACATCAGGGGCTGGCAGGAAATGCATCCCCTTAACAGCGTTGGCTGGTCTTTATTCTTTGAGTACATTGCTAATATTCTATATGCGCTTGGACTCAGGAAATTGTCTGCCAAAGGACTCTTTATTTTCGTATTGATAGCGGCTGCAGCCCTTTTCCATTTTGCCCTGACCAGTCCCAACGGGGATGTCACCGGCGGCTGGACGCTCAACTGGGAACATATGCGGGCTGGGATAACCAGGACCATGTATCCATTTTTTGCCGGCCTGCTGTTATCCCGGATAGCCAAACCTGCGCAGATCAAAAACGCCTTCCTTTGGTGCAGTCTTCTCATAGTAGCCATCCTTTTCATGCCCCGCATAGGGGGTGAGGGAAATCTTTGGATGAATGGCCTGTACGAGGCAGTATGTATTGTATTTGTTTTCCCCGCTATAGTTTACCTCGGCGCAAGCGGTGTGATCAACAAGCAGGTGGAAAGCAGGATCTGCAAATTCCTTGGCGACCTCTCCTACCCTCTTTATATGGTCCATTACCCGCTCGTTTATTTTTATGTGGCCTGGGTAAGCAACAATAAAGGAATAACACTGGCAGAAGCATGGCCATACGCATTGCTTACGCTTGTTGGGTCAATCATTGTAGCTTATGGGAGCTTAAAATTCTTTGACGAACCAGTGCGGGCATGGCTGCGAAGAAAACTGAAATAA
- a CDS encoding serine hydrolase yields the protein MTSVVTRNDYSDIHGILIAKDGQLLYEQYFNGWNKDGLHDSRSAFKSITSLLAGIAIDQGLLKVNQKVYSFFPEYKNFSGNHAWKKDMTVDHLLRMEAGFDCEEFNDGKDCETDMMASKDWVRFSLDLPMKDRPGTVWAYNSSAPMIISGIISRAAKMSVMAFAKKYLFDPMGITQYRWTVDPSGNGMTAGSFYIRPADMLKIGELLLQKGMWKGRRIVSAEWIAEATSAPIPIPDFSFVQFSRTAAAVPQPTYYGYYWYKESIRTRTFQGNMLFASGNGGQYIVVIEPLGLVIVFMQGNYNSWKAKKAFDLLAKYIIPAFEK from the coding sequence ATGACGAGCGTTGTGACCAGGAACGACTACTCCGATATTCATGGCATTTTGATTGCTAAAGATGGACAATTGCTGTATGAACAATACTTTAACGGCTGGAACAAAGATGGGTTGCACGATTCCCGCTCTGCCTTTAAATCCATTACCAGCCTGCTGGCAGGCATTGCTATTGATCAAGGACTACTAAAGGTCAATCAGAAAGTATATTCCTTTTTTCCTGAATACAAGAACTTTTCAGGCAATCATGCCTGGAAAAAAGACATGACCGTTGACCATCTGCTGCGCATGGAAGCCGGGTTCGACTGCGAAGAATTCAACGACGGCAAAGACTGTGAAACCGATATGATGGCCTCGAAGGACTGGGTCAGGTTTTCCCTGGATCTTCCCATGAAGGACAGGCCCGGAACAGTGTGGGCATACAATTCGAGTGCCCCCATGATCATCAGCGGGATCATTAGCCGGGCAGCAAAAATGTCTGTAATGGCATTCGCAAAAAAGTACCTGTTTGACCCGATGGGCATCACGCAGTACAGGTGGACAGTAGACCCCAGTGGAAACGGAATGACAGCCGGTTCGTTTTATATCCGGCCCGCCGATATGCTTAAAATTGGAGAACTACTATTGCAGAAGGGCATGTGGAAGGGACGCAGGATAGTATCAGCAGAATGGATAGCAGAAGCTACCAGTGCGCCCATTCCTATCCCGGATTTTTCGTTTGTACAGTTCAGCAGGACTGCTGCTGCGGTCCCGCAGCCCACTTATTACGGCTATTACTGGTACAAAGAGTCCATCCGGACCAGGACCTTCCAGGGAAATATGCTCTTTGCATCAGGCAACGGGGGCCAATACATTGTGGTGATTGAACCACTGGGCCTCGTTATCGTATTTATGCAGGGGAACTACAATTCCTGGAAAGCCAAGAAGGCATTTGATCTCCTGGCGAAGTATATTATTCCTGCTTTTGAAAAATGA
- a CDS encoding OmpA family protein, translating into MKKQITILLFVASVPLLMTSCVAKRKLTDAQSTISGLQSDSTRLEQKIAGLQGDIAGLQKNLADLNQKMDASNRAAEGTIASQKNALQKSAQELAEQQRKLESLQSLLEQQKKNADALRQKMADALVKFNSNELSVSVKNGKVYVSLQENLLFPSGSATVNAKGKEALGKLAEVLNANEDITVNIEGHTDSIPIRTRFEDNWALSTARASSIVRILTKDYQVDPVRVVASGHSQYDPVDLNSTPEGRAKNRRTEIILSPKLDELYKLING; encoded by the coding sequence ATGAAAAAACAGATAACGATCCTGTTATTCGTTGCAAGCGTGCCTTTATTGATGACAAGCTGCGTAGCCAAGAGAAAGTTAACAGATGCCCAGAGCACTATCAGCGGCCTTCAGTCGGATAGTACGCGGCTGGAGCAGAAAATAGCTGGCCTGCAAGGGGATATTGCCGGTCTGCAGAAAAACCTGGCCGATCTTAACCAGAAAATGGATGCCAGCAACCGGGCCGCCGAGGGCACCATCGCCAGTCAAAAGAATGCCTTGCAAAAAAGTGCCCAGGAACTGGCAGAACAGCAACGTAAACTGGAGTCATTACAATCATTGCTGGAACAGCAAAAAAAGAATGCCGATGCGCTTCGCCAGAAAATGGCTGACGCGCTTGTTAAGTTTAACTCCAATGAACTGAGTGTTTCTGTAAAGAATGGTAAGGTATACGTGAGCTTGCAGGAAAATCTTTTATTTCCTTCGGGAAGTGCTACTGTAAATGCAAAGGGGAAAGAAGCATTGGGCAAACTGGCTGAAGTGCTGAACGCCAACGAGGATATTACCGTAAATATTGAGGGACATACAGACTCTATTCCTATCCGCACCCGTTTTGAAGACAACTGGGCGCTGAGTACTGCCAGGGCTTCAAGCATTGTGCGTATTCTTACAAAAGATTACCAGGTTGATCCGGTGCGTGTAGTGGCTTCTGGTCATAGTCAGTATGATCCAGTAGACCTGAACTCAACGCCGGAAGGAAGGGCTAAGAACAGGAGAACAGAAATTATTCTCTCGCCCAAGCTGGATGAATTGTATAAGCTGATCAATGGATAG
- a CDS encoding CDP-alcohol phosphatidyltransferase family protein: MKAQLPKLLIYSRFIIGCTIILLSGIRIDNYKAVAIILLTAGLLTDIFDGIIARKLGVSTQKMRRLDSTVDQFFFIAVAIATYIQCPSFFSGNAIKLSILLGTEALTYIVCFLKFRKEIATHSIGAKISTLLLFATLVEVILQCQSVLLFSICFWIGIITRIEIIAIILTLKKWTNDVPSIYHSIKLRQNKEIRRHKLFNG; this comes from the coding sequence ATGAAAGCCCAGCTCCCTAAGCTATTGATCTACTCACGTTTTATTATCGGTTGTACCATCATCCTGTTAAGCGGTATCCGGATTGACAATTACAAAGCAGTCGCCATCATTCTTTTAACGGCAGGGTTACTGACAGATATTTTTGATGGCATTATCGCCAGGAAACTTGGTGTTTCTACCCAGAAAATGAGAAGACTTGATTCTACGGTTGACCAGTTCTTTTTCATTGCTGTAGCGATAGCCACTTATATTCAATGCCCGTCATTTTTCAGCGGCAATGCCATTAAACTGTCTATACTGCTGGGAACGGAAGCCTTAACGTATATAGTCTGTTTTCTAAAATTCAGGAAAGAGATCGCCACGCATTCCATTGGCGCAAAAATATCGACCTTGTTGCTATTCGCCACGCTTGTAGAGGTCATCCTGCAATGTCAGTCAGTCCTGTTGTTCAGCATCTGTTTCTGGATTGGCATAATAACAAGAATTGAGATCATTGCCATCATACTGACCCTGAAAAAATGGACGAATGACGTCCCCTCCATTTACCATTCCATAAAACTCAGGCAGAATAAAGAGATCAGGAGACACAAATTATTCAATGGATAG
- a CDS encoding serine hydrolase produces MTKYFLFVLFLLTCRTVAAQQPYTVTYQQLKEFQGLYEYSNHTTLKIAASPKDTLLYAVIGEGMYPLQPAGQDLFLDGSRNAVRFFRDKRKMVIGYSLGNDTFRLLDRKVTFPAAIWYARPEAERKKGYRYKQPVAVSDGLETGDIAASGLNASLLSEMVEKIMDGTYKDVHSILIIKDGKLVFEEYFYQYNKDSLHELRSVTKSFISALTGIAIDKGYIKSKDEAVLPFFPEYKPNNFVESKKKITVENLLSNQTGLDCDISNSQSEGNETKMGYSPDWVKFTLDLPMVDTPGGKGMYCSGNPVTLGRIIEKTTGLALADFARKTLFAPMGVTHFKWHFKPDQSSSETFCQLYLRPRDMAKFGLLYLDAGKWKGQQLISGDWVGQSLASHSIVQNNGYGYLWWIKYLNVNGTRYYNRSAQGNGGQRICIWPDQQMVTIVTAGRYNSQSYSDELVARYVLPAFLPTVNPSSR; encoded by the coding sequence ATGACAAAATACTTCCTGTTCGTCCTGTTTCTCCTGACTTGCCGGACAGTTGCAGCACAGCAACCTTATACGGTTACCTATCAGCAGCTCAAAGAATTCCAGGGATTGTATGAGTATAGTAATCATACCACTCTTAAAATAGCTGCATCTCCTAAAGATACGCTCCTCTATGCTGTTATTGGCGAAGGCATGTATCCGCTACAACCGGCCGGGCAGGACCTGTTCCTGGATGGCAGCAGGAATGCGGTTCGGTTTTTCAGGGATAAGCGCAAAATGGTCATAGGATACTCACTGGGTAATGATACTTTCCGGCTGCTGGATAGAAAGGTTACTTTTCCGGCCGCTATCTGGTATGCAAGGCCGGAGGCTGAACGGAAAAAGGGGTACAGGTATAAGCAGCCTGTTGCAGTGAGTGATGGGCTGGAGACTGGAGATATTGCTGCTTCCGGGTTGAACGCCTCTTTATTGTCTGAGATGGTGGAAAAGATCATGGATGGCACTTACAAAGATGTGCATAGTATATTGATCATTAAAGACGGGAAGCTGGTATTTGAAGAATACTTCTACCAGTATAACAAAGACAGTTTACATGAGCTTCGTTCTGTGACCAAAAGTTTCATCTCTGCACTGACCGGTATTGCAATTGATAAAGGATATATTAAAAGTAAGGACGAAGCAGTGCTTCCTTTTTTTCCGGAATACAAGCCCAATAACTTTGTCGAAAGCAAGAAGAAGATCACTGTCGAAAACCTGCTGTCCAACCAGACCGGCCTGGACTGTGATATCAGCAACAGCCAGTCCGAAGGCAATGAAACAAAAATGGGTTATTCTCCGGACTGGGTAAAGTTTACGCTGGACCTGCCTATGGTGGATACGCCTGGAGGCAAAGGCATGTATTGCTCCGGTAACCCGGTCACTTTGGGACGCATCATTGAAAAAACAACCGGGCTTGCCCTGGCCGACTTTGCCCGGAAGACACTCTTTGCACCCATGGGCGTGACACATTTTAAATGGCATTTCAAACCAGATCAAAGCAGTTCGGAAACTTTCTGCCAGTTGTACCTGCGCCCCAGGGATATGGCAAAATTCGGTCTGCTCTACCTGGATGCCGGCAAATGGAAAGGGCAGCAGCTCATTTCCGGGGATTGGGTGGGGCAGTCCCTGGCCAGTCACAGTATTGTACAGAATAATGGCTATGGTTACCTCTGGTGGATCAAATACCTGAACGTTAACGGGACCCGGTATTATAACCGCTCTGCCCAGGGCAATGGGGGCCAGAGGATCTGTATCTGGCCTGATCAGCAAATGGTGACCATTGTCACTGCCGGCAGGTATAACAGCCAGTCCTATTCCGATGAGCTGGTTGCCAGGTACGTGTTGCCGGCTTTTCTGCCAACTGTGAACCCTTCAAGTCGTTAA
- a CDS encoding heavy metal-associated domain-containing protein codes for MKSVFSFLAITLCLFFISANSSAQSPAGSSQKAVIAVVNLTCDGDMPTIKKQLLNQDGIESVDFTKRAGGSSTFTVLFNDGVINLSRIHKAIESTPGCDDKSTTPYRVKKDKKTKTARS; via the coding sequence ATGAAAAGTGTATTCTCCTTTTTAGCGATAACCCTGTGCCTGTTCTTTATCAGTGCAAACAGTTCTGCCCAGTCCCCGGCCGGTTCTTCCCAAAAGGCGGTGATTGCCGTGGTCAACCTTACCTGCGATGGTGATATGCCTACAATCAAAAAACAGTTGCTGAACCAGGATGGCATTGAATCCGTAGACTTTACCAAACGGGCCGGCGGCTCTTCTACCTTCACTGTACTTTTTAATGACGGGGTCATCAATCTTTCCCGGATCCATAAAGCGATTGAAAGCACCCCCGGCTGTGACGATAAGAGCACTACTCCTTACCGGGTTAAAAAAGATAAAAAGACAAAAACAGCAAGATCATGA